In Thermodesulfobacteriota bacterium, the following are encoded in one genomic region:
- a CDS encoding response regulator — MTKKVLIVEDEAIHAMALADVIPLQGIGVAGVVDNGEEAVRAAERLGPDVVLMDVRIRGSIDGLGAAREIAGRLKIPVIFMTGLEDPETLAKAREVHPLAILAKPLDVDLLVELLHRV; from the coding sequence ATGACCAAGAAAGTGCTCATCGTGGAAGACGAGGCCATCCACGCCATGGCCCTCGCGGATGTGATCCCGCTGCAGGGCATCGGCGTCGCGGGCGTCGTGGACAACGGCGAAGAAGCCGTGCGCGCGGCGGAGAGGCTGGGTCCCGACGTCGTCCTCATGGACGTCCGCATCCGCGGTTCGATCGACGGGCTGGGCGCCGCACGGGAAATCGCCGGGCGCCTCAAGATCCCGGTGATCTTCATGACCGGACTGGAAGACCCGGAAACGCTCGCCAAGGCAAGGGAGGTGCACCCGCTCGCCATCCTTGCGAAGCCGCTGGACGTCGACCTCCTGGTGGAATTGCTGCATCGGGTATAA